Proteins encoded together in one Desulfosporosinus meridiei DSM 13257 window:
- a CDS encoding XdhC family protein, protein MDKEIIFGLKKAIAETMEAALITVTNVLGSTPRKPGAKMLVFADGTTLGTIGGGCGEAEGRREALNVIAAQTSKIHYLNMTADLASDEGMVCGGIMGLFIDYLGPYSPEEHLKIMQDYLADLERVKPVLVTVIEAHNQELVGKKLFVLDNGEIKGDLGSEELTRIALENAKIGAKRCQPVLVSLDLEFEPCDTSVKKPAYRFLVESPQTVVQLLILGAGHIALPLAAMAKMVGYEVTVVDDRLSFANAYRFPTADKILCDDFELAIDKITINPQTFVVIITRGHRYDKLCLRKVIDQPASYIGMIGSRKRVKALLAELEEEGISREGLQKVYSPIGLKIGAETPEEIAVSILSELIKVQRELDQKVR, encoded by the coding sequence ATGGATAAGGAAATAATTTTTGGCCTTAAAAAGGCCATCGCAGAAACAATGGAAGCAGCACTGATTACAGTAACCAACGTATTAGGCTCAACTCCCCGTAAGCCGGGAGCAAAAATGTTGGTTTTTGCTGATGGAACAACCCTAGGAACCATTGGCGGCGGATGTGGGGAAGCAGAGGGAAGAAGAGAGGCTCTTAATGTTATCGCAGCTCAGACCTCGAAGATACACTACCTTAATATGACTGCAGACCTGGCCTCAGATGAGGGTATGGTTTGTGGAGGGATTATGGGATTATTCATTGATTATCTGGGGCCCTATAGTCCGGAGGAACACCTGAAAATCATGCAAGATTATTTGGCTGACTTGGAAAGGGTAAAACCTGTTCTTGTAACTGTTATAGAGGCCCATAATCAGGAATTAGTAGGGAAAAAATTATTCGTCCTAGACAATGGAGAGATCAAAGGGGATTTAGGCTCAGAAGAGCTAACTCGAATTGCTCTGGAAAATGCCAAAATCGGAGCTAAGCGCTGTCAGCCGGTCTTGGTGAGTTTAGACTTAGAGTTTGAGCCCTGCGATACTTCGGTTAAGAAACCAGCCTATCGTTTTTTGGTGGAGTCACCCCAGACGGTTGTCCAACTGTTAATTCTGGGTGCGGGACATATTGCCCTCCCCCTGGCGGCTATGGCTAAGATGGTAGGGTATGAGGTTACTGTGGTAGATGATCGGTTATCCTTTGCCAATGCTTACCGATTTCCAACGGCTGATAAAATTCTGTGCGATGACTTTGAACTTGCCATAGATAAGATAACCATTAATCCCCAAACATTTGTGGTGATTATTACCCGTGGACACCGCTATGACAAACTCTGCCTGCGTAAAGTGATCGATCAGCCAGCTTCCTACATCGGTATGATTGGCAGTCGGAAAAGGGTGAAAGCCTTGCTTGCTGAACTGGAGGAAGAGGGAATTTCCAGAGAAGGGCTGCAAAAGGTGTATTCCCCCATCGGCCTGAAAATCGGGGCGGAAACTCCTGAAGAAATTGCTGTAAGCATTCTTAGCGAACTGATAAAAGTTCAAAGGGAGTTGGATCAAAAGGTAAGGTAA
- the cobC gene encoding alpha-ribazole phosphatase codes for MSKKFIYLLRHGDIGLGKEKRYISQTDLPLSVLGEQQANLLKEKLSRVPLDSIYCSDLARSEQTADIIAAVHQIKPIARQELREIRMGDWEGQLFSEIRAKYPKEFRERGEDIANYTPPGGESFSDCYQRVIPVLENLSKSNETTIAIVGHAGVNRVILCHVLGMPLENLFRFEQSYGCVNLISKEGSEYRLNYLNYIVT; via the coding sequence ATGAGTAAAAAATTTATTTATTTACTAAGGCACGGGGATATTGGTCTTGGTAAAGAGAAACGCTATATTAGTCAAACGGACTTGCCCCTAAGTGTCCTTGGCGAGCAGCAAGCAAATTTATTGAAGGAGAAGTTGAGTCGGGTGCCCTTAGATAGCATATACTGCAGCGATTTAGCGAGGTCAGAACAAACTGCTGATATAATTGCTGCGGTTCATCAAATTAAACCCATAGCGCGCCAGGAATTACGCGAAATAAGGATGGGCGATTGGGAAGGGCAGCTTTTCTCAGAGATCAGAGCTAAGTATCCCAAGGAATTTCGGGAACGTGGAGAAGATATCGCCAATTACACGCCGCCAGGGGGGGAAAGTTTCTCTGATTGTTACCAAAGAGTGATTCCTGTCCTGGAAAACCTATCAAAATCCAACGAAACAACTATCGCAATTGTTGGGCATGCAGGCGTCAATAGAGTAATATTGTGCCATGTACTGGGTATGCCTTTAGAAAACCTCTTTCGTTTTGAGCAAAGTTATGGATGTGTTAATCTGATCAGCAAAGAGGGTTCAGAATATCGATTGAACTATTTAAACTATATAGTCACCTGA